A section of the Macadamia integrifolia cultivar HAES 741 chromosome 9, SCU_Mint_v3, whole genome shotgun sequence genome encodes:
- the LOC122088144 gene encoding probable polyamine transporter At3g13620: MTEEIEISNSTVREAGPESGGGGRAEGGVADMGVSASSSSPYRQLEGVGDGDLVEDPNLPNNNLQKKNNKLKLLPLIFLIYFEVSGGPYGEETAVQAAGPLLAIVGFLVFPFIWSIPESLITAELATTFPGNGGFVIWAERAFGPFWGNLMGFWKFLSGVINNAAYPVLCVDYLKRIFPIFASGVPRVIAICAATVSLTFLNYTGLTIVGYTAVALAVVSMLPFYIMGLVSIPKLRPHRWISMGDPGVKKDWHLYLNTLFWNLNFWDNASTLAGEVDRPQKTFPKALISAGVVTIIGYLVPLLAATGALELEQDKWGDGYLADAAGMIVGKWLKYWVEVGAALSAIGLFEAQLSSAAYQIVGMADLGFIPRFFAVRSKWFNTPWVGIVLSSAITLAISFMDFTNIISSANFLYSLGMLLEIASFIWLRKKYPKLDRPYKVPMGIPGLVAMCAIPTGFLILVMIIGSMVVYVISAALTVVGIGSYFIMKSCKERSCLKFTKQKEHRDEEIGNINEG, translated from the coding sequence ATGACTGAGGAAATCGAAATTTCCAACTCCACGGTAAGAGAGGCTGGGCCTGAGAGTGGAGGAGGAGGTAGAGCTGAAGGTGGAGTTGCAGACATGGGagtctctgcttcttcttcttccccatatCGTCAGCTCGAAGGAGTTGGGGATGGAGACTTAGTGGAAGATCCCAATTTACCCAACAACAAcctgcaaaagaaaaacaacaaactcaaaCTCCTCCCactcatcttcctcatctactTCGAAGTCTCCGGTGGCCCCTATGGTGAAGAAACTGCCGTCCAAGCTGCCGGACCCCTTTTAGCCATAGTGGGTTTCCTTGTATTCCCCTTTATCTGGAGCATCCCTGAATCACTTATCACTGCAGAGCTAGCCACCACTTTTCCAGGCAACGGCGGATTTGTCATCTGGGCTGAAAGGGCTTTTGGCCCTTTTTGGGGTAATCTCATGGGATTCTGGAAATTCCTCAGTGGTGTCATCAACAACGCTGCTTATCCAGTCCTCTGTGTTGATTACCTCAAACGAATCTTCCCCATCTTTGCTTCCGGTGTCCCTCGCGTTATCGCTATTTGTGCAGCCACGGTGTCCTTGACTTTTCTTAATTACACTGGTCTTACCATCGTCGGTTACACCGCCGTTGCTCTGGCTGTAGTATCAATGCTTCCCTTCTATATAATGGGTCTAGTTTCCATACCCAAACTCCGTCCCCATCGATGGATCAGCATGGGCGATCCCGGAGTGAAAAAAGATTGGCACCTGTACTTGAATACTCTGTTCTGGAATTTGAATTTCTGGGACAACGCCAGTACTTTAGCAGGCGAAGTCGATCGGCCCCAGAAGACCTTCCCCAAAGCGCTCATATCTGCTGGAGTTGTGACCATTATAGGTTACCTAGTGCCTCTATTGGCTGCTACAGGGGCTCTGGAGCTGGAACAAGATAAATGGGGTGATGGGTACTTGGCGGACGCAGCAGGGATGATCGTCGGCAAGTGGCTTAAATATTGGGTTGAGGTGGGTGCTGCACTCTCTGCAATTGGTCTCTTTGAAGCCCAGTTGAGCAGTGCTGCCTACCAGATCGTGGGCATGGCGGATCTCGGATTCATCCCAAGATTCTTTGCCGTGCGATCAAAATGGTTTAATACTCCATGGGTTGGGATTGTACTGTCGAGCGCGATAACACTGGCAATCTCATTTATGGACTTCACAAACATCATATCATCTGCAAATTTCTTGTACAGCTTGGGGATGCTGTTGGAGATAGCATCCTTCATCTGGTTGAGAAAGAAGTATCCCAAATTGGATAGGCCATACAAGGTTCCCATGGGAATACCGGGGTTGGTGGCTATGTGCGCGATCCCCACTGGGTTCCTGATATTGGTGATGATCATAGGGAGCATGGTGGTGTATGTGATCAGTGCGGCTCTCACTGTGGTTGGGATTGGAAGCTACTTCATCATGAAATCGTGCAAGGAACGCAGCTGTCTCAAGTTCACCAAGCAGAAGGAGCACAGGGATGAAGAGATTGGGAACATCAATGAGGGGTAA
- the LOC122089281 gene encoding probable polyamine transporter At3g13620 — MTAETEISSPKVVGVGGGGEGEGEGEGGAADMEASVFSSSPHNRLEGVGDGVVENSSIPNNSNNVGRKNNKLKLIPLIFLIYFEVSGGPYGEETAVQAAGPLLSIVGFLVFPFIWSIPEALITAELATTFPGNGGFVIWAERAFGPFWGNLMGFWKFFSGVISNAAYPVLCVDYLKRVFPIFDSGAPRVIAICGATVSLTFLNYTGLTIVGYTAVALGVVSMIPFYIMGLVSIPKLHPHRWLSMGDPGLKKDWHLYLNTLFWNLNFWDNASTLAGEVDRPQKTFPKALMSAGIITVVGYLVPLLAATGALELEQDKWGDGYLADAAGMIVGKWLKYWVEVGAVLSAIGLFQAQLSSTAFQVVGMADLGFIPKFFAVRSKWFNTPWIGIVLSSAITLGISFMNFTSIISSSNFLYSLGMLLEIASFIWLRKKYPKLDRPYKVPMGMPGVVAMCLIPTGFLILVMVLGDMLVYVISAALTMVGIASYFLMKLCKARSCLEFTKREEHRDEENGSISEE; from the coding sequence atgACTGCGGAAACCGAAATTTCCAGCCCCAAAGTCGTAGGGGTTGGGGGtggaggtgaaggtgaaggtgaaggtgaaggtggagCGGCAGACATGGAAGcctctgttttttcttcttccccgcACAATCGGCTGGAAGGAGTTGGGGATGGAGTAGTGGAAAATTCCAGTATAcccaacaacagcaacaacgtTGGGAGgaaaaacaacaaactcaaaCTCATCCCGCTCATCTTTCTCATCTACTTTGAAGTCTCCGGTGGCCCTTACGGCGAAGAAACAGCTGTCCAAGCTGCCGGACCCCTTCTGTCCATCGTTGGTTTCCTCGTATTCCCATTTATATGGAGCATCCCTGAAGCCCTCATCACTGCGGAGCTCGCAACCACCTTCCCCGGCAACGGCGGTTTCGTCATCTGGGCAGAACGAGCTTTTGGTCCCTTTTGGGGTAATCTCATGGGCTTTTGGAAATTCTTCAGTGGTGTCATTAGCAACGCGGCATACCCTGTTCTTTGTGTTGATTACCTCAAACGTGTCTTCCCAATCTTCGATTCGGGTGCCCCTCGCGTTATTGCCATATGTGGAGCCACTGTATCATTGACTTTCCTCAATTATACAGGCCTCACCATCGTTGGTTACACTGCGGTTGCTCTGGGCGTCGTATCTATGATTCCTTTCTATATAATGGGTCTCGTATCCATACCCAAACTCCATCCCCATAGATGGCTCAGCATGGGCGATCCTGGATTGAAGAAAGATTGGCACTTGTACTTGAATACTCTGTTTTGGAACTTGAATTTCTGGGATAATGCTAGTACTTTGGCAGGTGAGGTGGATCGGCCTCAGAAGACCTTCCCCAAAGCACTGATGTCAGCTGGAATTATAACCGTTGTAGGTTATCTGGTACCTCTATTAGCCGCCACGGGAGCTTTGGAATTAGAACAAGATAAGTGGGGTGATGGGTACTTGGCGGACGCAGCAGGGATGATCGTCGGCAAGTGGCTTAAATACTGGGTCGAGGTGGGTGCCGTGTTGTCTGCCATCGGTCTCTTCCAAGCCCAATTGAGCAGCACAGCCTTCCAGGTGGTGGGCATGGCAGATCTTGGGTTCATCCCGAAATTCTTTGCGGTGAGATCGAAATGGTTCAATACCCCATGGATTGGGATCGTATTGTCGAGCGCGATCACGCTGGGAATCTCGTTCATGAACTTCACAAGCATCATATCATCTTCAAATTTCTTGTACAGCTTAGGGATGCTATTGGAGATAGCATCCTTCATCTGGTTAAGGAAGAAGTATCCCAAGTTGGATAGGCCATACAAGGTCCCCATGGGAATGCCTGGGGTGGTGGCAATGTGCTTGATCCCAACTGGGTTCTTGATATTGGTGATGGTTTTAGGGGACATGCTGGTGTATGTCATCAGTGCTGCTCTCACTATGGTTGGGATTGCAAGCTACTTCCTCATGAAATTGTGCAAGGCTCGCAGCTGTCTCGAGTTCACTAAGCGGGAGGAGCACAGGGACGAAGAGAATGGGAGCATCAGTGAGGAGTAA